Part of the Lolium rigidum isolate FL_2022 chromosome 6, APGP_CSIRO_Lrig_0.1, whole genome shotgun sequence genome, GCTGCTGAAAGCGGAGGAGTTGTTCCGGAAAGTACTTGAGGGTGGGTCAAAGAAGCAGGGCCGGCTGCTTGGGCTCGATGTTGGCAGTAAGTATGTGGGGCTAGCCGTTTCTGATCCCCAAAACAAGATTGCCTTGCCTCTAAGGTAATCTTCATGTTTGATAGCGGTTTTCTTGATGCATATGTGCGGCTGATATGTCTTGAGATTTTGTTTTCTTCCTTATTTTTAATACATAAAAAGTAACTTCAGTATGTTCATGCAATTTATACGGCACTTTGCTGTCTGATGCTGTACATGTAACTATGTAAGTGTCATATGTAATGTACAAGAATGCTTATATTCCATTCCATGCCATCTAATGGTTTAATGGAGTACATTATTTACAATCTGGTCCGTCGTTGCTTGTTTAACCTTTTGCTGTAAAACATACAAATCACCACCCTATTGGGACTTGGGGTTGCAGTTTCCAGTCTCGGATAAAGCACTACCGAAGGACTGGAGCAACATGTTGAAGTTGCCATAATTCCACTTTATAGGAAATGTCTGTAGGCCTTCAACATTTTACAAAAATCTAGTGTTGTGATTAACAAAATGCTGTGATGCACAATCCTATTCAAGTAACCTGTTTTGATCCTGCATCTTCTTTGCCTTCAATATTCCCTGCACCTTCTTTGAATACTATTCATGATTCAGGAGTTCACAGTTTTTGGTCTGTTCCGCCTAGACCAATAGTAACATCTTTTATACTCAGTCAGGTTGGACTAGGGAAGTCAAATTTTCTTTGGATGAGCCCTGCTAGGCTACTGGTCTTTCTAACTATCTGAGCACTTGAGCAGCGGAGTTCAAACTTCCTGCAGTGTTCATGTACTCATTGCGTCTATTGTTAGTATAAATAATGCAGTCAAGTCTGTTGAGGCATTAAATAACTATTATCTGAGaccattatgaaactagggttttgtaGAGAAGTAGGGGGAGGTGCTCTTGCTCTGGGAGGCTAGGTGGAGActtattcttctattttattGCTTCATTATCTGAGGTTACATGATAGTTTTATATAATATGGTGCACTTCAACCACAAGCCGGAACTAGACTTGAACCAGAATCCTACTATTTCTCGATTCTTCCTAAtttaaagatgaactactcagtaGATCATCATGATCCACTCCCTAGCTTGGTCTCAGTGTGAGCCATGTGATGTTCACATAACACCTTACTATGATTCTCAGTTTCTTGGATATGGATTGTGATCTTAAATTTCAAATAACCTGCTTCCTCTATTGTAGTCAATACTTTTATCTTGAGAAAAAATATTATGATAGTTTTGTAGTTTATATTTTTTATGATCTGGTGATGAGATAGATGATGTGATTGCATTGCCTTAATAAAGTAAACTTGCATATTGGAACTAATATGCACATTGATTGTATCTTGCAGTGTCTTGGGTAGGACAAAGACAAACATCGACTTGATGGCAGACGATTTCAAAACACTGGTATGTTAATGTACCTGTTCACATCTAAAACTTACTCATCAACATGAAGTCAAGTATTCAACATGCAATGTCACTTTATTCTATATTGAATGCTTTGCACCCCCGTGAACATTTATAAAATTTCATTGATTGAGGTTGATTTTGCATTCTGAAATGTACACTTTGCTTCTAATCAGTGGTAAAAAAGGGAAATTTGTTCTTATTTGCATTAAGTCAGGGTTTCATGTCTTGTCTGTATTGGCTTCTTTCCCATCCCACTTACCTTCCCAAGATATTTAAGGGCAGCATTGATGATTGACCTTGGACAAATCAAAATAATTTAGCAACATAAATGTCATCATTTTTGGAAGTTGGTTTTTTCTTTCCATATGCAACTGTGCAGAACAAGATAGTCACCTCTGAGTATTGCTATACTGTAATGGTGCAATCGTTGGCCACACTTCGTAAAATTTAACCAATGCTGGTACTAACTTGAATTTTCGTAGCCTCCTAGATGGGTATTCACAACTCCTAACTTGAGATTTGTGTGTAGAATGGACCTGAATCAGGCTTGATTGAAGCTATTTTACAGATATGCGGAGCCATACATAGTGTAAACAGGACTAGTAGAACCTTGTGGAAAAAAAAGAACATAGATTTAACATTTATTTTGGATGTTAAAGATAAAGCCATCACGTGGGCATAGCATGCACAAATAATATTAAGTTAAATTAGCAAATAGCTCTAGTTTTCTTTTTGTTACTTTTTTCCTTTTGTATCTCATTTGGTTTTACCATAATTTATTGTAGATTACAGGAGAGGTGAAAGTGGCTAGGTTGTTTGGGCAGCCGCCACTGGCTGTGTATTCTATCTCTTAGGGTTTCTCAGGAGAGAACCCTTCTATATATACACATAGCTACATGGGCCACATGGGCCAAAGAGATACACACTAGACTAGCCCGGAACCGGTTCAACACTCCCTTCAAGATGGGTGATAGATATCTATCATTCCCATCTTGCCACAAGCCAAATTGCACTCCTTAGTTCCTGCACCCTTGGTTAGACAAGTCACCACTTGATGTCCCGAACTCACATAAGATATTTTGATAATTCCCGCATCCAATTTTTCCTTGATGAAGAATCGGTCTATCTCCACATGCTTGGTTCGATCATGCCGCACAGATTATTGGCAATGCCGATGGCCGACCGATTGTCACACCACACATTTAGATGGCCCTGTCTCAAAGACCTTCGGCTCACTAAGGAGATTTCTCACCCACAACATTTCACTTAGTCCTTGAGACATTGCTCCGTACTCGACTTCAGCAGCTTGATTTGGACACTACGGGTTGCTTCTTACTCCTCCATGACACCAAGTTCCCTCCAACAAAGACACAATAGCCTCGAAGTTGATCTTCTATCATCCGGACAACTTGCCCAATCAAGATCGCCGTACCCATCAACTCCTAAGTGTCCGTTGCTCCTAAACCATAGCCCTTTACCCGGACTACCCTTTAAATACCTCAAGATTCTCGTAAACAATATCCATATGTCCACTCCTTGGCTTATGCATATATCTACTTACAATACTCATCGCATAAGCAATGTCGAGCCTTgtatgacacaaatataaaagtcGCCCAACCAGACTTTTGATATCTCTCCTTATCAACCGGTTCACCGTACATAGCAGATCACTTTATGGTTTTGATCGATGGGGGTTGGAGCTGCCCGGCATCCAAGCATGCCCGTATCATCGAGAAGATCCAAGGTATATTTTCTTTGGGACGAGCAATACCTTTTGGAGACCTAGCAACTTCTATGCCTAAGAAATATTTGAGTTTTCCAAGATCTTTGACTTCAAATGCTTTACTCAAGCATCCTTTCAGCCTTTACTATTTCCGCTTCATCATCGCCGAGTAAttatgatgtcatcaacatacacTCGCAAGTattgtgattttctcggttttgaTGTCTATAAAAGACAGTAGTGATCTCCATTACATTGCATGTAGCCCATATCACAACCGCACGCCCGAATCCGTCAAACCATGCCCTTGGAGATTGTTTTAAGCCATAAAGAGACTTTTTCAATCTGCATACCTTGCCGCCAGCTTCGATGTAGCAAAGCCTCGGTGGGAGTTCCATGTACACTTCTTCTTTTAGATCACCATGCAAGAAGGCATTTTTAACATCTAGTTGGTGTAAAGGCCACCCAAAATTAGCAAGACAAGAAATCAAAATCCTCACAAGTATTCATTTTCGCCACCGGAGCAAATGTTTCATCATAATCTATGCCATAGGTTTGACTATATCCCTCGCCACTAGTCTTGCTTTATATCGGTCGATCTTGCCTTCGAATTTTGTTTAATTGTATAAATCCACTTGCAAGACACTCGCCTTCTTTCCTTCCGGAAGGTGTGCAAGTTCCCATGTTTTGTTCTTCCTCAAAGCATCCAGCTCCTCCATCATAGCATGCCTCCACTTTGGATCTTGTCTAGCCGCTTTCCAATCAGCTTGGAATTGAGATAGATTGCGAGAGAACCAACAAATGCTCTGTACGAGGGAGACAAGCACTTATAAGACACATAGTTGCCAATGTCATGGTTAACTCCACGTTTACCCTTCCTCAAAGCAATTGGCAAATTCATTGACTCATCTATGGTTGCGGACCCATTTTCGGAATGACAAGCCGCCACTAGACCTACTATCATCAACATCATCCTCCCGTTGCTCCCCTTGCATTTGTTGTTCCCCCGCACTCGTTGCTCCCCTGCACCGGTTGCTCCCGTTGTACTCCCCGTCGAGGTCGTCGCGAATACACCAAGTATGTTGTCCCTCCACCTTTGTACGTTTTCGGGTTGTACAATAGGTGGTTCAACATGGACATTAGATGGTCCAAGCATCTACGTAAATAGGGACCGAAACCACAATTGGTTGTGGAGCATGTTGTTCTGGACTTGTAACAATACTCTTCTCCCCCTCTTGGCCAACCTCATTATTTTTCTCGTTGGTCAAGTTCCTCAAACAACATACTTATATCAGCTCTTTTCACCATAGAAGGGCTCGCATTCTCGAAAAGTGACATCCATACTTACAAAGGTACGTCGTTCGATGGACTCCAACACTTGTAGCCACGTTTTCCCGCGAGGCATATCCAATAAAAATGCATTTCATCGCTTTTGGGTCAAGTTTACCAACGGATGGTCTCGTGATCTCTAACAAAACAAGTACAACCAAATAATTTTGGTGGGACTAGAAATGTATTCTCACCCATTAACATCTCACATGGTGACTTCATGCCCATAACTCTTGAAGGCATTCTATTTATCAAGTAGGTGGCGGTCATCACCGCTTCACTCCGGAGGAACTTAGGCACATTCATAGTAAACATGAGAGATCTTGCAACTTCTAAAATATGTCGATTCTTCCTTTCTCGCTACTCCATTCTCGTGGAGGTGTGTCCGGACAGGAGGTCCGATGTAGGATGCCATGCTCGACAAGAATGTGCTCGAATCCTTTATTGACATACTCGCTCCGTTATCGATCCCGATCATCCGTACTCGCACATTGAACCGGGTTTTCACATAAGAATAGAAGTTCGGAAACATTTGAATACTTCATCCTTGTGTTGCATCAAATAAACCCGGGTCATACGAGTATGACAATCAATAAAGGTCACAAAATACTTCATTCCACTCACGTATACAACAGACATGTCCACACATCTCGAATGAATAAGCATAAATGGGAATATACTTCGGATTCCCTTACTCACATAATCGGTTCGTGTGTGCTTGGCATACTCACAAGCATCACATTTTAATTTGTTTTTATCAACTCCATGCATTACATCGTGGAAGACTCGATCATCTTATCAAACGACATATGACCCATTCTACAATGATGAATCATGGCAATATTCTCCCTTTCATCGACAACAACAAGAAACACCGAACCTCCACGATCCATGTACCATAGTCCTCTATGCCCGGTTCCGGCCCCAATCCTCCCGCCCGTCGACCTCTCCCGGATCACACACATTTTCTTATCAAGATATATTATGCAGTCCAGCTTGATCAATTAAAGCACTTAGAGATATCAAATTGATCGGGAAAGCCGGAACATGTAACACCGAAGATAGTTTTATGAAGGGAGTGCACCGAACAGTCCCTACACCTTTGATGGGTTGTGATGTGCCATTAGCAGTTTGTATGGTTTCAATCCGAGAGATAGGATATTTATCATATGATTCAAATTCTTTAGTGTTGCTCGTCACATGTTTAGATGCCCTCGAGTCAAGGATCCACTCGGATCAATTTTATGGGTAGCTATAGATGCTTTTTCAATATTACCTCCATTTGCGTATGCGAAATGTGCAAAGCTTCCAAAGGTGGCATCCTCCTGTCCACCCTTCTTGATCTCTTCATGGGTGGCTGCACTTACTTGACCGTCTTTAGAAACAACAACATGCGCTCTCGGTGGCCCCGAGTTGTGGCCGCCTCGACCTCTACCTCCACGGTAGAACCCCCTGTTGTAACCTCTTCCTCTACCCCGCCTTGGAGCTGTGCAATCATAGCTCGGTGGCCTGGTTTTCCACAATTGTAGCAGTCCCTTGTCTCCCGCCTCTCTGTCACAAAGAAGGCAGGATTAGAGGCATGTTCACCTCCTTTTCCAAGTTTTAGCCTCATCTCCTCTTGTGACATAGCTGCAATAACCTCTCCAATAGACGGCAGTTTAGTTTGGTGAAAGAGATTTGCCCTCCTTCCTTCAAAACAGGGGTTCAGTCCCTTCAGGAGCTGGATTACACGCCTGCGCTCTATCCACTGTTTTGCAGCAACAATGCACTCAGGATGTGCAAGCTCAAGTGGATCACAGTCATCCGAGATCAGACCACAAGCGCTGCAGTTCAGCCACATACTCCATGAATGATTTTTCACCTTGCTTTAAATCATGCACCTTATCCTCAATTTGGGCCATCAGCATGACATTTCCCTTCCCTGAGTACAAACTTGACAAGTGTACTCCATACCTCTTCTCGCAGAGAGAGAGCTTCCACCGATGCAGCAATCAAAGGAACTAACGAGTTAAACAGCCAAGCCATCACCACAGAATTGGTAGTACTCCATTTCTTCCACTCCGAACTTTCCTTGTCCACCGGCTCACTGCCCCGACCAAATACATACCCCTCCAAATTCTTGGTCTTCAGGATTAGAAGAGCCCTTCTTGACCAGCTCAAGTAGTTTCCCACACCTTCTAGTTTGATCTCATTTGGCATGAGATCGATCTTCCGAACTAGCTCTACCTGTTGAGGAACTGCACCGGAGTAGCTAGCACCATCCTCCTTCTTGGCGATGAGGAACTCCGTCAGTTTCTCCAAGGCCTGGGCCAGCTGTTGGTTGTTGCCGTTCTCCCCATCTCCTCCTTCCAGCACTACCACCAGCTCCTCCAAATCCACTCCCCGCAGATCTGAACTttcccttcccttcttcactccACCAGAGAAACGCAGCTCCCAGCAGCACCAATCTTGGCCACCATCACCATTGCAGGAGAGGTGAAAGTGGCTAGGTTGTTTGGGCAGCCGCCACTGGCTGTGTATTCTATCTCTTAGGGTTTCTCAGGAGAGAACCCTTCTATATATACACATAGCTACATGGGCCACATGGGCCAAAGAGATACACACTAGACTAGCCCAGAAccggttcaacatttattttgtGAACCTGCAGCATATTATGCATATTTAACTCATGTTAGGCTCTGTTTGGCATGCGGGTGGCATTTTAAGTTAGTTTTCCTATTTTCATACGTTAAATAATTGCCAACCACTATTTTAAAATCATAATAAAACTATGTACTAGGTGCAGTAAAGATTCCTATAACTAAGTAGATTTCGAATCACAATGTGACAGAACACATGAAAGAGAATCTAGCCCTTGGCTGAACTGAGGTAGTAGTTTTTTTGACGAGTTACAAACTTAGTAATTTCTCAATCATTACTCTTGTTCAGCTGCTCCATATGGTGTAGTTTTCTTGATTTCCGACCTCTTTTCAACTGTCGGTTGTGCACATTGAAGATGCAATGCCATTTTCTTTTTTGTGAATAGGTTAAGAAGTACTCCCTCAAAGGGCTTATTGTGGGTTATCCATTCAACTTACAGGGGCAATCTTCTCCAGATGTAAAATATCCTTCTGCTAGTATAGTTCACCACCTGTTTGACCTTTATTTATGTTCTTTAATGTTGTCTTTTCTGTAAGCAGGCAATACAAGTAAGCCTTCTTGTTGGAGAACTTTCTAAAACTGGGAAACTTGATGATTTGGGCTACACATATTGGGATGAAAATTTTACCTCAAAGGTGACAAGTCTCTTTTCATCTGTGCACATTTTTATTGAAGCAGGAGAAGGGGTGGAGTGCAGTACTGCTTTACCCACTGGTTACATTGTAGTTTTATAAGACTGCTATAGGTTGTTTTGTGGGAAAATAATGGCATCTATGTTTCCGAATGATTTGATGGTGAAGTTTTCTGACCGATCTTGATGTTTTTGCAGTGTGTGGAAGCCCTTCTAAATCCTCTGAAACTAAATACTCCGGTAGAGACCAAAACCATGACAGATAAGTTTGCTGCAGTTTGCATACTCCAGGTACATACACCAAGTACCAGGCTGACATCATATTCCAGTCAGTTGGTTCATGCTTTCAGTTGAGATAATCATCATGGTAGATCTGTAGGTCCAGCTGAATATCTGCGTTAGTGAGATTGAGAATTAATTCTTTGTGGACAGGGCTATCTAGATAACATGAACAGAGCTATGAGATCCACAGACGATTGTAAAGAGTAAGGTGACACCTGAGCTCCATGTACCTAAACCAAGAAATATCATTTGGTCAACTTGTGGTAAGCGTTCATGTCTGATTTTGGTAGAACCTTTTTGTTGTTGTTATCATGTCTGTAGTTTACATAGTTTGATGAGCTTTTTTACTTCTGAAATGTTCTCCAGCCTAGCGGTCAGGTCTCCCTTTAAAGCATGGATGTGAAACCAGTTCAAATCATGTCGGTACATTGATATGCAGTTCTTCGGGGCGTGAAGGAAACTCTGAGCTGGTGCGTTGTTAGGCTTGTACAGCTGACATATTTCTACTGACAGTTCATCGTCTGGCAAAAGAAGCTTTCCTGCTTAGCCGCTGAAGGCAAATTTATTAGTAGATGATACTAAACTATTTGAGACTGTTCTTGCTTACTTTCTTTCTTTCAACCTCTGTTTGCTTATTTTAGTTTTGGCATTAGCATAATTGTGATAACGCCTGCATGCCATAAAGCTACACGAGAGGTGCGAGACGCATTGCCTAGACTAATCTCGTCCTTTCCATAAATTAAGCATGCAAATGCATTGTTAGCAGCCTGGGTAATTAACCCCCTTCCTGCAACTTTCGGTTTGTTTGTCGAACCAAGAATGATCAGGTGAGCTGTTGGGCGATGATGTTTCCCTTTCTCCAAAAGGGCCAAACCAGTTTTCATGCCTCAGAACACATTCATCATGATGCTGATAATTCAATTTTGTCTCGGTACTCTGCTTGTGCTCACTGAGATCTCCCTGCACGCAGGCATTGATGCATATATTCGTGTCTTTTTGGATTGTGTGCGCAACGGATTGATCTTTGGATTACGTACGGAATTTTGTGATAAAAATCTTCGTTGCCTGCACACAACAGATCTCAAATCCGATCCTACTAAGTTAGGCTCACGAAGAATTTTGTGACGATGGGCAACTTGACTAACCTCGTCTATCCAAGTCACGGCTCTACAGAATATAAGCAAATGAAGAAAAATGGAGCCACTTGTCGAGCTACAAACTCTCGAGGATATGCTAAAAATCTATTCTAGTCCGTACATTTCTACACAACAAGTCTAGAAGCAGTAGTATATTTTCCTTGTACTTCTTTCTTTGCCTCGCTGCCCCTGCCAGCTGCTCCATGCGAAGTCAACACAGTTGACACGTGACAGCGTCGAGCAGAAGAGATTTCACAGGCAAGGAAAGACAGGTCAGGAACACATGAAGTCAGCCGTCGACCGTACTGTTATACTGTCTACGATAATTTGATTCCATCAGGCTGCGTGACGTTTCGACGATCTCGCAGCTGCTGGTGGTCGCCGAGCCGGCCGGCGGTTTTGGACCGAATGCATGCACGAGCTACTTGGCGATTTCTTGACCAGATGATCCGTCAGCATTCCACGAATTCTTGGTGTTGATCTTGCTCATCGAATTGTTGACTTTGATTAAGGCCGCCAATATGGCTAATCTGCTTAGAAAGGATATACTAAGGGATTGCTGCTAGTACTAATCTTGTAGTATTGCCTTAAGGTTAAGTACCTAACTTCTCTTAATATTTACGTTCCATGTAAGTTGTTGCTGATTTGGATGTACCGACACAAAAATCAGCAGcaactaatatggaacagagttcgcgtgtagatacatccaaatcagaAACAACCAATATAgtgtatgtctagatacatctaaatcagCGACAATTTATATGGAGCGGAGGGAGTACCCTTTATGAAGTAGGTCCATTTCTTTTTTTGTCCATTATTATCATCTTTATTTTTTGTGCCTCAGATAGTCAAGCAGCCCATGCAAGAGCATCGTTGCAAGAGCATGATCATTATCTTCATGCTGGATGAGGTCAAGCGACACTATCTAAATGTTGTTGGCCGCTTTCTCTAGGTTGATGGATTGTTTAAACATTTATGGAACTCTCAAATTCCTCAGTATATCAAAATTTGACTGTGCTTGAACCGGTACAATGCTATTGCCACTAAATATATCATGATCAAAATTAATAGTCCAGGCTCCTTTTCGCAGTAATTTCTCAGATTTTGCTGGCAAGCAGAAACGTGCAAAACTCGGAGGTGGCGGTAGTTGCTTGGTAATCTGGAAGATACATAATAGAGCTTATCCCAAAGGGAAGTTGATCGAATCCCCTACTGAAATAATTTGTTATGTTTGTGTTTTTtctcaaacaaccatcatcaattCATCATGTTCCGACCCTCTGCCAATTCATTATATAGATCAACACTAATTATAAGCCATATTTTGAAACTGAAGTTCCATCTTCTTTCAGCCATATATGGCACAACAACATTGTGCTCATTGCAAATAACGAAGAGATCGGTGCCCATCTTCTGTTACCATTTACCCATCATCATCGTTCTTCTAAGTACAGTTTTCTCAACCAAAACAAACATTATGCTCATTCCTTAAAAGAACATTATGCTCATTGCAAACAATGAAGAGATATGGGCCCAACTTCTGTTACCGTTTCCCATCATCATCGTTCTTCCACTTGGATAGAATTTTCTCAGGTGCAGTGCAGTACATGAGTCGATCAATGTCAACGTGACAGCGATGAGTCACGTTCGATGGGCACTCTTTGCTCGCCGTGACCGGTCTCGATCCACAGCATGCAAACTTGGGTTTGTCCACAGGAACATGTCCCTCGATCAATCGTGAGATAGCGAGACTCGTACCATCGGTGAGCAGTAACATCACACGCTCGCATTACATACAAGATTACAGACGACACGACAGCTCGATCGAGCGGGCCGTGAGACAAGCTAATCAGGCTACACACGCCATGGCTAGTGCATGTGTTGCCCTGTTTGCTGCTAGGTTGTGGATTTGTCGTCCCGTAGCCCGTAGGCGTGTCCCTTGGTCGTGTGGCTACGGAGCCGTGCTGTCGCTGCGCTCGTCCACCTGCTGCTGCTGCCCAGTTCCATTCatggctagctagctagcttaacTTGTCGTCGATCAGCTCGTGAGACTGCAGCGAACAGATGAACTTCAAAGTCAGAACCTGACGGCGGGACGCGGCGCGCGCGGTAGGGTCGATCGGGCCACCGTCCACCGACTAATTAAGGAGTGAGACTTGTCAGGATCGGGACGGAGGCTGATCAATGCGAGCAAGCAAAGGGACCGATCGAGTTGTGGTTTCGGGACGCTGAAACGAAACGAAGCGTGCGTCGCTCTCCAGGTGCCGGCCAGACAACGACGACGACCAGGCCGTGCGCGCGGCGTCGTAGGATCGAGTGGCAGCCGTACGTGCGTGTGGCCGTGCTGCACGTACGCACGTAAGCGATGATATGTAGCCTCGTGCAAGGACGGCATTGACCGGCGGGCGCCGAACAAGTTGGACTTTGTCGTCGGCCACGTACGTTGCGCGCGCCGGCCGGACGCCGTACGTGTTTGATGCGGTCCGCCTTTTCCCCGTCGGTGTAGATAAGGGCGTGTTTGGTTGCCTGGTTTTAACTTGGCTCACATCAGTCTAACAATTTTTGgctcgtttggttgcctgggctcaGCGCGTTGTTGCACGAACCGGTTCTCAAAACACTCTCGGGCCAGATCCTAGAGGAACGCCCAGTTCGGCATTTCCTTGACAATGCAGTCAAATCTTGTACGCAGCTGATGCAAAAGCGAATCTTCAGCGCacgcgcggagacgaggatggagATGGAGGGAGCTGCGACTCGCATCGCCCTTCATCGCCTTCATGCCATGTGATTTCAATAGGTGGAATTACCTTCTTGCAAAGATAGTCTCTCATCACATCCATGCTAACTTTCACCAATTTTATTTAGATGGTGCCTTTGttcctctttagaattatttactGCTGGAGTTTCCTTAACAATGAGCAGACTCAAAGATTTCCATCAAAATTTACTTTGCCATCAACACTAAAGCTTGGCCTAGCCACTGTGCAAAGAAACATCACTTTGCCTCTGCTATTCTTATTTTGAACACTGTGCTCATGATCAGTTTCTTCAGGCAATAGGTAGTATGTTCTCATTTTCTTGGTCGTATCAAACATTTTTGTCTATGTGTACAATGTTTTGCATTTTAGTAAAGATGGGCGTAGCATTAGATATTAATCCTTGATCGAACAACTTGATGCAAAACTTGAGCCTATCAATTTAGACCGCTTGTGACTCACCTAATTTTTTTCATTGGCACCTTCTCTTTAATGTTATGCAGGCAACATTCAAATATAGTGCTAGTCCCTCATGGTAGACCGTTTGTTGAAAGGAGTTTTCGGTATCCTTGAGAGACCAATGTATTTCCTCTTGCGACTAGATCTTCCTTTCTTTGTATTAGTCACATTAATGTCTTCCCCTCTTGCAATATGCTCATTTGCTTTTTTCCATATTCTTGCGACTATTCTTACACTTGTTTTCAATAGATAAACAACAAGTTATTTGTCTTTCCGTTGTACTTCTATGACTTTGTCTTTACTGAGTGCTTGTAATTCAAGATAAACTCATCATCTGACATTTTTTCGATTAGTTGCACAATGATGAAATTGTGGTAGATGCAACTATAACAATAAGCATTTATGTGATATGAAGGTTCAAATTAAagaatatttttgaaaaaaaatcaggtTCAAACTGAAGCAAAATGATGCTAAAAGAGCATGGAGTCCCCATGTGTGCATTTGGTAATTAATGGCAAtccctatgaactaatgtttgcTTTGAGTTATGTTTGTAGGTTTTGTTCAtaagcaatgcttgaaccatatgttggcttcaaggttgcaagaagaagccaatgaagaaaattaagtgacaagtatgtcttgaagaaggaGATGGGGTGAGATATCATGCgcatcttcaagacatcaacgtaaCACAAAAAGAAGAAATGCTGTCAAGTTCAATATGTGTCATTTCGGAGAGATCATGagcttgaatcttgccatccatatggtgataatGTATACATGAAGATATGCTGAAAAAGAAGCTCTCTCATAGTGGATTATGGGGTAgtaatccacaagacttcatcaagcaagcgcaatccatatggtgatcatggatacatAAAAATATGCTGAAGAAGAAGGTATCCTATGATGGATTATGGGGAAGCAATCCGCAATACTTTATAAAactagcacaatcaagaaagatgtTCCGTCTTGAAGAGTTCAAGATCTTCACCATCAAGATCGAGTTGAATGCGGAAGGATAAGGTTTGTTCTTGATATAGTtttttcttaccggtctcgtggttaGTTGGGTGACCGGTTTATAGGATAGTTGG contains:
- the LOC124667983 gene encoding putative pre-16S rRNA nuclease, producing MRLLKAEELFRKVLEGGSKKQGRLLGLDVGSKYVGLAVSDPQNKIALPLSVLGRTKTNIDLMADDFKTLVKKYSLKGLIVGYPFNLQGQSSPDAIQVSLLVGELSKTGKLDDLGYTYWDENFTSKCVEALLNPLKLNTPVETKTMTDKFAAVCILQGYLDNMNRAMRSTDDCKE